TGCTTTACCTTTGCATCCCTGTAAGGAAAAGCCTTGTTTTTCCGGAAAATTCAGAGAGATAAAACTTTACCGAATCATGTATTGGACACTTGAACTGGCATCGAAACTCGAAGATGCCCCCTGGCCCGCAACGAAAGATGAACTCATCGACTATGCAGTACGTTCGGGTGCGCCGCTCGAAGTGCTCGAAAACCTGCAGGAGATAGAAGACGAGGGTGAAATCTACGAATCTATCGAAGACATCTGGCCCGACTACCCCTCCAAGGACGATTTCTTC
This Alistipes onderdonkii DNA region includes the following protein-coding sequences:
- a CDS encoding DUF2795 domain-containing protein produces the protein MYWTLELASKLEDAPWPATKDELIDYAVRSGAPLEVLENLQEIEDEGEIYESIEDIWPDYPSKDDFFFNEDEY